aacaatgtagtatcatagctatgtcgcctgacacctacagaagagcaatgtagtgtcatagctatgcggtgcctggcagctacagaagacctgtaaaaatcctACGAATCAAAGTTgtttggtctaaaacagagggccaccgcttttgttaaagagagagagagagagagagagagagagagagagagagaggttaacgacttaattttgatgaattctctactaactatggtattacaATAACACTTAAAGAATActgcctatgtttttctaagaaAGAGTTTTGGAAgtttatttacttgaaatttagGTTTGAAGagtatgtcgatacaacttggccaaccttgtggaaagaagtataatataattgttggttaaaataagagagttaaaaaaatgacataatctcaaaggtagaTATATACGGAATAGACaacaggttggtaagcaacacctattccttaatttgttatttcttacttacttcgatttcgaggacgaaatcttttttttaggaggggagattgtaacagcccgctagaaattcaattgtaaaatttctattacctttaggaatctcgtgaatactccataagttttcacgaatccattaatcatataggttttagtctaaccacatagttagtgttattatttactattgtatcagaagtgtatttttgattattggagatagttagaagtgtcaaaatgtattatggtttgtgccattatatatatttccagtgttgagttttttaaaaaattttttacgtgtttaaaaaaaaaactcaaatggatatctataaaaatttatataccaatATTGTAGTAGTACTTGTCATACTCTACAAAACGATATAACAGGTTGTCTAACCAGAATACTTTAAATTTCTATTGCATATCTCCACATCATTTAACACTTATGATTTTTTGGTCCAACAAAATTTCttagatttctttttattaatatttattttattaacataaTGTCAAaggttatataattttttattttcatcattttctttaattaacaCCCAAATTTATAATCCCCACTAGCCAAACGTCCAAAGGACGTTGTGTTTcctagtatatttatatatatatatatatatatatattgatttgtaAGTAAACGGATTGGACTGATAAGAGATTGGGAAATCCAGTACTTAATTATTTACTTGAGTTTGGGCTTGGGGTGGTCTGAGCTTGGGCCGGATGAGATGCACATGACCAAGAATGCGGGAGATAACGCTCAGGAAAGATGTCCCATTGAAGGCCATACGAATACCTTTCCAATGGGTAGCGTTAAACGGGGGGGCGGAGTTTTAAAGTGAAAAGTTTGGAATTCATGCATAGAGTTGGCATGCTCAATTAATCTTTGGAGCATTCAAGTTCTTTTTACGTATACATTTTCATCTTAGCGTACATGGAAGTTGTAAACATGACCTATAATCCAGACAGTTCGAGAGCTAAAAACGAAGTCTTAAACGTTTGGAAATATTCTTGTTCGTATGTAGAATTTAATAAAGCTAAAACATCAAATTGAACTCTGTGATAAGAAGGAATGTCAAGTATCCACGTTGGGCTCCATAGCATAAACATCATGCATGACGTGTAGATTTAGAGTTATCATCATCCATGAGCTTTTTaccttatttaaatttaattatattttcactcATTGCATTGCATTGCATTGCATTGCATGCATGGGTAGTAAAATTCAATCACCTAAATATTTGTTCATGATACTCTTACCATCGAAACATGTGATATCCAATGAAAAGATATTGCGTGCAAGAACTTACCTGACACACGCAACtctataacataaaaaataattaatgtgacatcaacttaaatttttttatattcccACGCATTTCatgaggtcttttttttttttttaaccatttgttTTGTAGGAACAAGAGATTCCACATTCACACAAATCAgcattttgttaataaaaaagtaCCTCGTATTATAAGACGATAATCAGTAACTATTTAAAAGGTCGTATGCAATAAGACAGAACAATGATGAGTTTCATAATTGTGGGGCACCTGTAATGATCAGTCATATGAAGGTTGGAGCCTTTGCCTTATTGTcgttattatataaactaaaaaTCATTACGACAGACTATTGAAAACAACGTTAATCCTTCATGTACCATGCATGCAATGGATTAATTAATCTCGATCTAACTCCAGATATGTTTGGCATTTCTCATGGTTTCGTCGATACCATCATGATCAGCATCATATTGGAAGGCTGCCTAACCGCTAGAATCCAAATGCCCAGAACTAGAAACTGGTGCATGGTAGCTAGAAACGATCCTTAAAGTTGCAAGGGTTGGCTTGATCTAGTCATGCCCTGCCACCACCCACAAATACCATTTAATTTCTTCACGGCCCACATGCTTTAGTACTGAATGCCATGCTTTTTCAGAAGAATGTGCCAATGCAATGCACATATAAGATGATCCTCTGTACGCATaatattcctatatatatatatcattataattaatatttttccttccttctttctgagcaaaacaaatcaaaataattgGAGCTTAAATTATGACAATAAAAAGTGAGAAATTAGGCACGAAtcataccatatatatatagtgcgtGGGCCAGCTTACACGTGGTCATGATATAGACTAATATGTGGATTTTAGTAATGATAAAACTGCAGCTAAAAATGAGctcaagcatgcatgcatgaaagcATCTAaccttttgtttgtttaaatgtTAGTATCTATCTTGccgaggaaaaaagaaaaagaaagcatcTAACCTACCCGATACTTCGAAgctgaaaaaatatatacatacgcACGTGCATATTAGCTAGTTTGATCAGATTTCAGGCTGATTTGACCTAATAAACAATATATACTTCCTGCGCGCCACCCTTCTTTCAAGGTTTATATATGCAATGAATCCCCAATTGATCTGTGTCTAATATATGTCGATTGATTCATTTGCATCCCTCAAGTTTATAGGACTAGATCGATCATGATCaagaagtatataatataatatatatatacatatatatatgaattgggAATACGATGTTTTGCAATGCAttaatgctaatatatatatatatatatatatatcacttacGTAACTGCCTGATCAACAATATATAGAAAGtcaaacaaatgaatttaattatctaattaatatgTATGGTGAAGAGTAATTTCAGTGGGTGGGTTACGTTGCCTCGTGATCAtcgaaaaattaaattattatcattAAGTATTGACGTTTTACCTAACTAGACAGTGGCCAATTCGGGACAACGCTCAATTATATCACGTACTTCAATCAACTTTGAGAAATTCAAATGGGGGACAGCCATAAATAACAAGATGTCTTTCATTAAGCGGATCGAATAGAATCATCTTGGATACAAAACTCAAAACTCAAAAGTTAaaactcataaatataattttttttcctgaccGTCCGCTGACGACGTCCGACGAAATAGAGACGAGAAAGGCGCTggcagagtatataaatgagtAGCAAATGTAAGCAAATTAGGAAAGGATTAACAGGGGGAGAGGGCCGGGGAGCAAGACCTTTATTGTTCTGATCAAGTCATGGAATGGCCTTTAAACTTTGTTGTTTGCCTTTTTATTATCTTGTTGTCACCAGCTCTACTCCTCCTGCTCCACCGTAGAAAATCTAGCCGCAAGCGGCTTCCTCCTGGGCCACCGGGATGGCCAATATTCGGCAACATGTTCGATCTTGGAGCAATGCCACACCGCACCCTCGCGGGTCTAAGACCCAAGTATGGAGACGTTATCTGGCTAAGAATGGGTGCCACAAAAACCATGGCAATCCTCTCTGCCAAAGCGGCCACTGAGTTCTTCAAGCACCACGACCTCTCTTTCGCCGAGCGAACCGTGACCGAGACCATGCGGGCTCACGATTACAACCATGGATCCTTAGCGCTGGCTCCTTATGGTCCCTATTGGCGGGTGCTCAGGCGCCTCGTCACGGTGGACATGGTAGTCAACAAGCGCATCAACGAAACGGCGCCCATACGGAGAAAATGCGTGGACGACTTGTTGCTGTGGATCGAGGAAGAGGCACGTAAACTTGAAGCTCCGCGTGGGCTTCATGTGGCAAGGTTTGTGTTTCTCATGACGTTCAACTTGCTTGGAAACCTCATGCTTTCACGCGACTTGTGGGACCCCCAGTCAAAGGAGGGGTCAGAGTTTTTCGCGGCGGTGATGAAACTGATGGAGTGGTCAGGGCACGCAAACATGGCGGACTATTTTCCATGGCTGCGGCGGCTGGACCCGCAGGGGTTGAGGAGGAACATGGAGAGAGATCTTGGGAAAGCTATGGAGATTGCATCCAGATTTGTGAAGGAACGGGTGAAGGATAGGCAGGTTGGGGGCGGAGAGAAGATCAGGAAGGACTTCTTGGATGTGTTGCTTGAGTTTGAAGGCAACGGAAAAGATGAGCCTGCGAAAATTTCTGACCGGGACCTAAATATCTTCATCTTGGTAAGCgacaatattaatattaaacgCCCTACGCCCTCTAATTCGACCATCGTTAATTTGCAGGAAACAGTACTAACTATTGTTGTTCGCTAAATAACGATAAATCTGCAGGAAATATTTTTGGCTGGTTCAGAAACAACAAGCAGCACTATTGAATGGGCACTCTCTGAGCTCCTATGCAACCCCGAGTCGATGATAAAGGTCAAAGCTGAGCTCGCACGTGTAGTCGGACCAAACCGA
This sequence is a window from Carya illinoinensis cultivar Pawnee chromosome 9, C.illinoinensisPawnee_v1, whole genome shotgun sequence. Protein-coding genes within it:
- the LOC122275107 gene encoding cytochrome P450 76A2-like; amino-acid sequence: MEWPLNFVVCLFIILLSPALLLLLHRRKSSRKRLPPGPPGWPIFGNMFDLGAMPHRTLAGLRPKYGDVIWLRMGATKTMAILSAKAATEFFKHHDLSFAERTVTETMRAHDYNHGSLALAPYGPYWRVLRRLVTVDMVVNKRINETAPIRRKCVDDLLLWIEEEARKLEAPRGLHVARFVFLMTFNLLGNLMLSRDLWDPQSKEGSEFFAAVMKLMEWSGHANMADYFPWLRRLDPQGLRRNMERDLGKAMEIASRFVKERVKDRQVGGGEKIRKDFLDVLLEFEGNGKDEPAKISDRDLNIFILEIFLAGSETTSSTIEWALSELLCNPESMIKVKAELARVVGPNRDVEDSDIDSLSYLQAIVKETLRLHPPIPFLVPRRAMQDTNFMGFHIPNNTKVLVNAWAIGRDPDAWDDPSSFKPERFLGADCDYKGQHYELIPFGAGRRMCAGVPLAHRVLNLVLGSLLHKFDWEFDGNVTRETMDTRDKLGIVVRKYESLMVVPKKCVA